A section of the Rhizomicrobium sp. genome encodes:
- a CDS encoding amidohydrolase family protein: protein MPSEPILEPDLPIVDPHHHLWDRPTAILQNLPPSEHGFMDIIRNIPRYLFDELLKDLKSGHNIRGTVYMECGAMYRADGPQELKCVGETEFVNGVAAMSASGLYGEVRACAGIVGHVDLRIGADAAEDVLRSHIAAGHGRFRGIRHSASYDEDANVLGPLSGRNTAGLYLDPKFREGFAVLHRLGLSFDAWLLEPQLPDLIDLARAFPETTIVLDHVGTPLGIGRFEGKRGERFAEWKQNVQALATCPNVVVKVGGLPMPFAGWKKRMREDDPPSEILAQQWKPYVETTVAAFGADRCMFESNFPVDRFGCDYASLWNAFKRLAKDYSADEKTALFGGTAKRVYRVAIA, encoded by the coding sequence TTGCCCAGCGAACCAATCCTCGAACCCGATCTGCCGATCGTCGATCCGCATCATCACCTGTGGGACCGGCCTACCGCGATCCTGCAGAACCTGCCGCCGTCCGAGCACGGCTTCATGGACATCATCCGCAACATCCCGCGCTATCTGTTCGACGAGCTCCTGAAGGACCTCAAGAGCGGCCACAACATCCGCGGCACGGTCTATATGGAGTGCGGCGCGATGTACCGCGCCGACGGGCCGCAGGAGCTGAAATGCGTCGGCGAGACCGAATTCGTCAACGGCGTCGCGGCGATGAGCGCCAGCGGCCTCTATGGCGAGGTCCGCGCCTGCGCCGGCATCGTCGGCCATGTCGACCTGCGGATCGGCGCCGACGCGGCCGAGGACGTGCTGCGCAGCCACATCGCGGCCGGCCACGGACGCTTCCGCGGCATCCGCCACTCGGCATCCTATGACGAGGACGCGAACGTGCTGGGGCCGCTGTCGGGCCGCAACACGGCGGGGCTCTACCTCGATCCGAAATTCCGCGAGGGCTTCGCGGTGCTGCACAGGCTCGGCCTCTCCTTCGACGCCTGGCTCCTGGAGCCGCAGCTTCCCGACCTGATCGATCTCGCCCGCGCCTTTCCCGAGACGACCATCGTGCTCGACCATGTCGGCACGCCGCTCGGCATCGGGCGCTTCGAGGGCAAGCGCGGCGAGCGCTTCGCCGAATGGAAGCAGAACGTCCAGGCGCTGGCGACCTGCCCGAACGTGGTGGTGAAGGTCGGCGGCCTGCCGATGCCCTTCGCCGGCTGGAAGAAGCGCATGCGCGAGGACGATCCGCCGTCGGAAATCCTGGCGCAGCAGTGGAAGCCCTATGTCGAGACGACCGTCGCCGCGTTCGGCGCCGACCGCTGCATGTTCGAGAGCAATTTCCCCGTCGACCGCTTCGGCTGCGACTACGCCAGCCTGTGGAACGCGTTCAAGCGGCTGGCGAAGGACTATTCGGCCGACGAGAAGACCGCGCTGTTCGGCGGCACGGCCAAGCGGGTGTACCGCGTGGCCATCGCATGA
- a CDS encoding DUF1902 domain-containing protein, with the protein MRRAPDKEFLVKAIWDAEAGVWVAPSDDVPGLATESKSFESLLKKLRGLVPELLELNGLIQRVIPGRAKRGEADPGHQSSLLSPLIFEIE; encoded by the coding sequence ATGCGCCGCGCACCGGACAAGGAATTCCTGGTCAAGGCGATCTGGGACGCCGAGGCCGGCGTCTGGGTCGCCCCGAGCGACGACGTACCGGGGCTGGCGACCGAATCGAAATCTTTCGAATCGCTGCTCAAGAAGCTGCGCGGTCTGGTGCCGGAACTGCTGGAATTGAACGGATTGATTCAACGTGTCATCCCCGGCCGAGCGAAGCGAGGGGAAGCGGACCCAGGTCATCAGTCGAGCCTACTTTCACCGCTAATTTTCGAGATCGAGTGA
- the fabD gene encoding ACP S-malonyltransferase: MTRAFIFPGQGSQAVGMGKALAEAFAPAREVFQEVDDALNQKLSKLMWEGPESDLVLTENAQPAIMAASMAIVRALQKDAGLDLAKHARLVAGHSLGEYTALCAAGAFTLADAARLLKARGQAMQSAVPVGEGGMSALLGAEIEQAEELARQCAAAGGGVCVVANDNAPGQVVVSGSKAAIDKAPEIAKALGIKRAMALNVSAPFHCPLMQPAADKMAEALAAVTIRPLAVPVVANVTAAETAEPETIRRLLVEQVTARVRWRESVLAFKGYGVTATVEFGGGKVLTGMVKRIDKDLTTVTLDAPADIEAFVKGL, from the coding sequence ATGACACGCGCGTTCATCTTTCCGGGGCAGGGCTCCCAGGCCGTCGGCATGGGCAAGGCGCTCGCCGAGGCCTTCGCCCCCGCCCGCGAGGTCTTCCAGGAAGTCGACGACGCGCTGAACCAGAAACTCTCGAAGCTGATGTGGGAGGGGCCGGAAAGCGACCTCGTCCTCACCGAGAATGCCCAGCCCGCGATCATGGCCGCCTCGATGGCCATCGTCCGCGCCTTGCAGAAGGACGCCGGACTCGATCTAGCGAAACACGCCCGACTCGTCGCCGGCCATTCGCTCGGCGAGTACACGGCGCTGTGCGCCGCCGGGGCCTTCACGCTGGCCGATGCGGCGCGGCTGCTGAAGGCGCGCGGGCAGGCGATGCAGTCCGCCGTGCCGGTCGGCGAGGGCGGCATGAGCGCGCTGCTCGGCGCCGAGATCGAACAGGCCGAAGAACTCGCAAGGCAATGCGCGGCGGCGGGCGGCGGCGTGTGCGTCGTCGCCAACGACAACGCGCCGGGCCAGGTCGTGGTCTCCGGCTCCAAGGCTGCGATCGACAAGGCGCCCGAGATCGCCAAGGCGCTGGGCATCAAGCGTGCCATGGCGCTCAACGTGTCGGCGCCGTTCCATTGTCCGCTGATGCAGCCCGCCGCCGACAAGATGGCCGAGGCGCTTGCGGCGGTGACGATCCGCCCGCTCGCCGTTCCGGTGGTCGCCAATGTGACGGCGGCAGAAACCGCCGAGCCGGAAACAATCCGCCGCCTGCTCGTTGAACAGGTGACGGCGCGCGTGCGCTGGCGCGAAAGCGTGCTGGCGTTCAAGGGCTACGGCGTCACGGCGACGGTCGAGTTCGGTGGCGGCAAGGTGCTCACCGGCATGGTCAAGCGCATCGACAAGGATCTTACGACCGTCACGCTCGACGCGCCGGCGGATATCGAAGCTTTCGTGAAAGGCCTCTGA
- the fabG gene encoding 3-oxoacyl-[acyl-carrier-protein] reductase, with amino-acid sequence MFDLSGKTALVTGASGGIGGAIAKALHAQGAGVVLSGTRAEALEAVKAELGGRAFVATCDLGNKESVEALVKAAEAAAGAPIDILVNNAGITRDNLFLRMKDEEWDQVIAVNLTAAFRLSRAVLRGMMKKRWGRIVSITSVVGATGNPGQGNYAAAKAGLVGMTKSLAAEVASRNITVNAVAPGFIATAMTDALTDAQKEAISARIPAGRMGTPAEIAAAVVYLSSEEAAYTTGETIQVNGGMAMI; translated from the coding sequence ATGTTCGACCTCTCAGGAAAGACCGCGTTGGTCACCGGCGCGTCCGGCGGCATCGGCGGCGCCATCGCCAAGGCGCTGCATGCCCAGGGCGCCGGCGTCGTGCTCTCCGGCACGCGGGCCGAGGCGCTCGAAGCGGTGAAGGCCGAGCTCGGCGGCCGCGCCTTCGTCGCGACCTGCGACCTGGGCAACAAGGAATCGGTCGAGGCGCTGGTGAAAGCCGCGGAGGCCGCCGCCGGCGCGCCCATCGACATCCTGGTCAACAATGCCGGCATCACCCGCGACAACCTCTTCCTGCGCATGAAGGACGAGGAATGGGACCAGGTCATCGCGGTGAACCTCACCGCCGCCTTCCGCCTCTCCCGCGCCGTCCTGCGCGGCATGATGAAGAAGCGTTGGGGCCGCATCGTCTCGATCACCTCGGTGGTCGGCGCCACCGGCAATCCGGGGCAGGGCAATTATGCCGCCGCCAAGGCGGGCCTGGTCGGCATGACCAAGTCGCTGGCGGCCGAGGTCGCGTCGCGCAACATCACGGTCAACGCCGTGGCGCCCGGCTTCATCGCGACCGCGATGACCGACGCCCTGACGGACGCCCAGAAGGAGGCGATCTCGGCCCGCATCCCGGCCGGGCGGATGGGAACCCCGGCGGAAATCGCCGCCGCGGTGGTCTATCTCAGCAGCGAGGAAGCGGCCTATACGACCGGCGAGACCATCCAGGTCAACGGCGGAATGGCTATGATCTGA
- the gmk gene encoding guanylate kinase has protein sequence MSEIARRGLMLVLSSPSGAGKTTLARRLLESDPGIFMSVSATTRAKRPSEVEARDYFFVAHPQFEEMVRAGDFFEHATVFDHRYGTPKAPVMAALDRGRDVLFDIDWQGTQQLAERARQDLVSVFVLPPSHDELERRLKARAQDSDEVVAKRMAKAAAEISHWPEYDYVIVNREVDKALSQVKAILDAERARRTRLVGVGDFVAELTR, from the coding sequence ATGAGCGAGATCGCGCGGCGCGGCCTGATGCTGGTCCTGTCGTCGCCGTCGGGCGCCGGCAAGACGACGCTGGCGCGCCGGCTGCTCGAAAGCGATCCGGGCATCTTCATGTCGGTGTCGGCGACGACGCGCGCCAAGCGGCCCAGCGAGGTCGAGGCGCGGGACTATTTCTTCGTCGCGCACCCGCAATTCGAGGAGATGGTGAGGGCCGGCGACTTTTTCGAGCATGCGACCGTTTTCGATCACCGCTACGGCACGCCGAAGGCGCCGGTGATGGCCGCGCTCGACAGGGGCCGCGACGTGCTGTTCGACATCGACTGGCAGGGAACGCAGCAACTGGCGGAGCGGGCCCGGCAGGATCTCGTCAGCGTCTTCGTGCTGCCGCCGAGCCACGACGAATTGGAGCGCCGGCTGAAGGCGCGCGCCCAGGATTCCGACGAGGTCGTGGCGAAGCGCATGGCGAAGGCGGCGGCCGAGATCAGCCACTGGCCGGAATACGACTACGTCATCGTCAACCGCGAGGTCGACAAGGCGCTGTCGCAGGTCAAGGCGATCTTGGACGCCGAACGCGCCCGCCGCACTCGCCTCGTCGGCGTTGGCGATTTCGTTGCGGAGCTGACGCGATAG
- a CDS encoding GNAT family N-acetyltransferase: MIAIRRLTDLPPDIEILRSEAAADGIRNMGILVADWRSGAERYGKPGEALFGAFDGARLVGVGCVKIEPAVPAMRMRRLYVLRDARRHGVGRLLAQAMIARGFETAGRLTCNAVPPGAGEFWDAMAFERVAAEGWTHEMRR, translated from the coding sequence ATGATCGCCATCCGCCGCCTGACCGACCTGCCGCCGGATATCGAGATCCTGCGCAGCGAGGCGGCGGCGGACGGAATCCGCAACATGGGCATCCTGGTCGCCGACTGGCGGAGCGGCGCGGAACGCTACGGCAAGCCGGGCGAAGCCCTGTTCGGCGCCTTCGACGGCGCCCGGCTGGTCGGCGTCGGCTGCGTGAAGATCGAGCCCGCCGTCCCCGCGATGCGCATGCGCCGGCTCTATGTCCTGCGCGACGCGCGGCGACATGGCGTCGGGCGGCTGCTTGCCCAGGCCATGATCGCGCGCGGATTCGAAACCGCCGGCCGCCTCACCTGCAACGCCGTGCCGCCCGGCGCGGGCGAGTTCTGGGACGCGATGGCGTTCGAGCGCGTCGCGGCCGAAGGCTGGACGCACGAAATGCGGCGGTGA
- a CDS encoding SemiSWEET transporter, which produces MSLIPIIGTLAALCSTISFVPQAWKIIRTRETKDISTGMYLLTVVGFAAWTSYGVLLAQWPLIAANSICLVLSAFILAMKLLPGRDKDAVADRIEDVVP; this is translated from the coding sequence ATGTCCCTCATCCCGATCATCGGCACCCTCGCCGCGCTGTGTTCCACAATCAGCTTCGTGCCGCAGGCCTGGAAGATCATCCGCACGCGCGAGACCAAGGACATCTCGACCGGCATGTATCTCCTCACCGTGGTCGGCTTCGCGGCGTGGACGAGCTACGGCGTGCTGCTCGCGCAATGGCCGCTGATCGCCGCCAACAGCATCTGCCTGGTGCTCTCCGCCTTCATCCTCGCGATGAAGCTGCTGCCGGGGCGCGACAAGGATGCGGTCGCGGACCGCATCGAAGACGTCGTTCCGTAG
- the mltG gene encoding endolytic transglycosylase MltG yields the protein MRVLGRLLVVLILLAGLAGGAAFWEETNFDAPGPAAKAGAETDVVIRPGIGLRGISDALTAAGTIDNPDLFLWGVRLRRTTAALKAGEYAIPSRASMRDIMDILIAGKSIEHKITAAEGLTSDMIAKLINADAELTGPPVAVPAEGTLLPETYLFLRGATRQDILDRMAAAQKKLIARLWPRRDANLPYKTVREAIILASIVEKETSLPAERRHIAAIFVNRLRLGMKLQSDPTIIYSLTGGYPLGRGIRMSELTRVTPYNTYAVAGLTPTPICNPGRDAIAAVLDPGTTNDLYFVASGTGGHVFSPTVADQNRNVAALRARERLEKLKPAMPEPTVPHL from the coding sequence GTGCGCGTCCTCGGCCGCCTCCTCGTCGTCCTCATCCTGCTGGCCGGTCTCGCCGGCGGCGCGGCCTTCTGGGAGGAGACCAATTTCGACGCGCCGGGGCCGGCGGCGAAAGCCGGCGCCGAGACCGACGTCGTGATCAGGCCCGGCATCGGGCTGCGCGGCATCTCCGACGCGCTGACGGCCGCCGGCACGATCGACAATCCCGACCTGTTCCTGTGGGGAGTCCGCCTGCGCCGCACCACGGCCGCGCTCAAGGCCGGAGAATATGCGATCCCGAGCCGCGCCAGCATGCGCGACATCATGGACATCCTGATCGCCGGCAAGTCGATCGAGCACAAGATCACCGCCGCCGAGGGCCTCACCAGCGACATGATCGCCAAGCTGATCAACGCCGATGCCGAGCTCACCGGCCCGCCCGTTGCGGTGCCGGCGGAAGGCACGCTTCTGCCCGAGACCTATCTCTTCCTGCGCGGCGCCACCCGGCAGGACATCCTGGACCGCATGGCGGCGGCGCAGAAGAAGCTGATCGCCCGGCTGTGGCCCAGGCGCGATGCCAACCTGCCCTACAAGACCGTGCGCGAGGCGATCATCCTCGCCTCCATCGTGGAGAAGGAGACCTCGCTGCCCGCCGAGCGGCGCCACATCGCGGCGATCTTCGTCAACCGGCTGCGCCTCGGCATGAAGCTGCAATCCGACCCGACCATCATCTATTCGCTCACCGGCGGCTATCCGCTCGGCCGCGGCATCCGCATGAGCGAGCTCACCCGCGTGACGCCCTACAACACCTATGCGGTGGCGGGGCTGACGCCGACGCCGATCTGCAATCCGGGCAGGGACGCGATCGCCGCGGTGCTCGACCCCGGCACGACGAACGACCTCTACTTCGTGGCGAGCGGCACCGGCGGGCACGTGTTCTCCCCGACCGTGGCCGACCAGAACCGCAACGTCGCCGCGCTGCGCGCCCGCGAGCGGCTCGAGAAGCTGAAGCCGGCGATGCCCGAGCCGACGGTTCCGCATTTGTGA
- the fabF gene encoding beta-ketoacyl-ACP synthase II: protein MRRVVVTGLGLVTPLACGVEETWSRLLAGKSGARPITKFRTDDLATRFAAQVPRGDGADGTFNADQWVDPKEQRRMDDFIVFGLAAAKQAVRDSGWEPKTEEERYRTGVLIGSGIGGLPGIEEGALLVETKGPRRLSPFFIPGRLINLISGYASIEHGYKGPNHSVVTACATGAHAIGDAARLIAFDDADVMLAGGAEAAISRLGIAGFNACRALCTDFNDAPEKASRPYDKDRAGFVMGEGAGAVILEEYEHAKARGAKIYGEVKGYGLSGDAFHITAPSEDGNGGYRAMQMALKRSGLAPSDIDYVNAHGTSTMADYIEAGAVERFLGNAAAKVSMSSTKSSIGHLLGAAGAVEAIFCLLAMRDGIVPPTINLDNPDGQTQLDLVPNTPKKREVNVTLSNSFGFGGTNAALIFTRAD from the coding sequence ATGCGTAGAGTCGTCGTCACCGGACTTGGCCTCGTCACGCCGCTCGCCTGCGGCGTGGAGGAGACGTGGTCGCGCCTGCTCGCCGGCAAGTCCGGCGCGCGGCCGATCACCAAGTTCCGGACCGACGACCTCGCCACCCGCTTCGCCGCCCAGGTGCCGCGCGGCGACGGGGCGGACGGCACGTTCAACGCCGACCAATGGGTGGACCCCAAGGAACAGCGCCGGATGGACGATTTCATCGTCTTCGGCCTGGCCGCCGCCAAGCAGGCGGTGCGCGATTCCGGCTGGGAGCCGAAGACCGAGGAGGAGCGCTACCGTACCGGCGTGCTCATCGGCTCGGGCATCGGCGGGCTTCCCGGCATCGAGGAAGGCGCGCTCCTGGTCGAGACCAAGGGTCCGCGCCGGCTCTCGCCGTTTTTCATCCCGGGGCGGCTGATCAACCTGATCTCCGGCTATGCCTCGATCGAGCACGGCTACAAGGGCCCGAACCATTCGGTGGTCACGGCCTGCGCCACCGGCGCGCACGCCATCGGCGACGCGGCGCGGCTGATCGCGTTCGACGACGCCGATGTGATGCTGGCGGGCGGCGCGGAGGCGGCGATCAGCCGGCTCGGCATCGCCGGGTTCAATGCCTGCCGCGCGCTGTGCACCGATTTCAACGATGCGCCGGAGAAGGCCTCGCGGCCTTACGACAAGGACCGCGCCGGCTTCGTGATGGGCGAGGGCGCCGGCGCGGTGATCCTCGAGGAATACGAGCACGCCAAGGCGCGCGGCGCGAAGATCTATGGCGAGGTGAAGGGCTACGGCCTTTCCGGCGACGCCTTCCACATCACCGCCCCGTCGGAAGACGGCAATGGCGGCTACCGTGCCATGCAGATGGCGCTGAAGCGCTCGGGCCTTGCGCCGTCGGACATCGACTATGTCAACGCCCACGGCACCTCGACCATGGCGGACTATATCGAGGCGGGCGCGGTGGAGCGCTTCCTCGGCAACGCCGCGGCCAAGGTCTCGATGTCCTCGACCAAATCCTCGATCGGCCATCTGCTCGGCGCCGCCGGCGCGGTGGAGGCGATCTTCTGCCTGCTCGCGATGCGCGACGGGATCGTGCCGCCGACCATCAATCTCGACAATCCGGACGGCCAGACCCAGCTCGACCTCGTGCCCAACACGCCCAAGAAGCGCGAGGTGAACGTCACGCTGTCGAACTCCTTCGGCTTCGGCGGCACCAACGCCGCGCTGATCTTCACCCGCGCGGACTGA
- a CDS encoding YicC/YloC family endoribonuclease yields the protein MTIVSMTGFAEAHGSRDGTRWRWEVKSVNGRGLDVRLRTPQGFDGLEAAARTLAGERFKRGSLQAALTFELGESARGLRVDPAALASAIRIAREVAAETGLAPARIDGILALKGVIVQDDVIPTDERERAARDAAILETLATALDALARARATEGHKLSTVLSGQIDEIARLTGEARALAAAQPAALRDKLAAQVKDMLAGGTLSDDRLAQEVALLAVKADIREELDRLSAHVQEARALMASGEAVGRKIDFLAQEFNREANTLCSKSSDIALTRLGLALKAVIDQFREQAQNVE from the coding sequence ATGACCATCGTCAGCATGACCGGATTCGCCGAGGCGCATGGCAGCCGCGACGGCACGCGCTGGCGCTGGGAGGTCAAGAGCGTCAACGGCCGCGGCCTCGACGTCCGCCTGCGCACGCCGCAGGGCTTCGACGGACTGGAGGCCGCCGCCCGCACCCTGGCCGGCGAGCGCTTCAAGCGCGGCTCGCTCCAGGCGGCGCTGACCTTCGAGCTCGGCGAGAGCGCCCGCGGCCTGCGCGTCGATCCCGCCGCGCTGGCCTCCGCCATCCGCATCGCCCGCGAGGTCGCGGCCGAGACCGGCCTGGCGCCGGCGCGCATCGACGGGATCCTCGCGCTCAAGGGCGTGATCGTGCAGGACGATGTCATCCCCACTGACGAGCGCGAGCGCGCCGCGCGCGACGCCGCCATCCTGGAAACGCTGGCGACTGCCCTGGACGCGCTCGCCCGCGCCCGCGCCACCGAAGGCCACAAGCTCTCCACCGTGCTGTCGGGCCAGATCGACGAGATCGCGCGGCTGACCGGCGAGGCCCGGGCGCTCGCCGCGGCGCAGCCGGCGGCGCTGCGCGACAAGCTCGCGGCGCAGGTCAAGGACATGCTGGCCGGCGGCACGCTGTCCGACGACCGGCTGGCGCAGGAGGTGGCGCTGCTCGCGGTGAAGGCCGACATCCGCGAGGAGCTCGACCGGCTCTCCGCCCATGTGCAGGAGGCGCGCGCGCTGATGGCGTCCGGCGAAGCGGTGGGTCGTAAGATCGATTTCCTGGCGCAGGAGTTCAACCGCGAGGCCAACACGCTGTGCAGCAAGTCGTCGGACATCGCGCTGACGCGGCTGGGCCTGGCGCTCAAGGCGGTGATCGACCAGTTCCGCGAGCAGGCGCAGAATGTCGAATAG
- a CDS encoding alcohol dehydrogenase: MKSQAITEFGKPLQEIETPTPVPTGTEVLLKVLNAGVCHSDVHIHDGYFDMGGGAKLPMANMKLPHTLGHEIEGEVVAVGPDAKGVDIGVRYAAFPWIGCGKCPSCLRGEENLCIGGPRQLGCSSGVAGGYATHVLVPHPKYLIDYGKTDPALGAAYMCSGLTAYSAMKRVGALGPDDQVLVLGVGGVGMMGVQFAKAMFHKGPIAADIDDAKLEAAKKAGASSVYNTKVDGAAKQLVADTKGGAYAVVDFVGSEKSFAFASQAVRRGGKVIIVGLFGGAMQMPLPMFPFRTISIGGSMTGSLGETKEMMELVRAGKVDPIPYSKRPLSAANQTLEDLREGKITGRVVLTP, from the coding sequence GTGAAGAGCCAGGCCATCACCGAATTCGGCAAGCCGCTGCAGGAAATCGAGACGCCGACCCCCGTGCCGACCGGCACCGAGGTGCTGCTGAAAGTCCTGAACGCCGGCGTGTGCCACTCCGACGTCCACATCCATGACGGCTATTTCGACATGGGCGGCGGCGCCAAGCTTCCCATGGCGAACATGAAGCTGCCGCACACGCTGGGTCACGAGATCGAGGGCGAAGTCGTCGCCGTCGGCCCCGACGCCAAGGGCGTCGACATCGGCGTGCGCTATGCGGCGTTCCCCTGGATCGGCTGCGGCAAATGCCCGTCCTGCCTGCGCGGCGAGGAGAATCTGTGCATCGGCGGCCCGCGCCAGCTCGGCTGCTCGTCGGGCGTGGCCGGCGGATACGCGACGCATGTCCTGGTGCCGCATCCCAAATACCTCATCGACTACGGCAAGACCGATCCGGCGCTGGGCGCGGCCTATATGTGCTCGGGCCTGACCGCCTATTCGGCGATGAAGCGCGTCGGCGCGCTCGGGCCGGACGACCAGGTGCTGGTCTTGGGCGTCGGCGGCGTCGGCATGATGGGCGTGCAGTTCGCCAAGGCGATGTTCCACAAGGGACCGATCGCCGCCGACATCGACGACGCCAAGCTGGAAGCGGCGAAGAAGGCCGGTGCCTCGTCCGTCTACAACACCAAGGTGGACGGCGCGGCCAAGCAGCTGGTGGCCGACACCAAGGGCGGCGCCTACGCGGTGGTCGATTTCGTGGGCTCGGAGAAGAGCTTCGCCTTCGCCAGCCAGGCGGTGCGGCGCGGCGGCAAGGTGATCATCGTCGGCCTGTTCGGCGGCGCGATGCAGATGCCGCTGCCGATGTTCCCGTTCCGCACGATCTCCATCGGCGGCTCGATGACCGGCAGCCTGGGCGAGACCAAGGAGATGATGGAGCTTGTCCGCGCCGGCAAGGTCGACCCGATCCCCTATTCCAAGCGGCCGCTGAGCGCCGCGAACCAGACGCTCGAAGACTTGCGCGAAGGCAAGATCACGGGTCGGGTGGTGCTGACGCCGTAG
- a CDS encoding acyltransferase, translating to MLKTSHWPLLDWLRFFAALLVVLDHARQFTFGSYQDLDPHAKGTVAAVLIFATMRFGKHGVLIFFVLSGYLVGGLATKRFLEGRFDPRGYALDRAARIFVPLIPAIALCSVLQIWLGIPIRFQDPVSAMLGLPTGALLSDVPLWSLRYEMWFYVFHGAVLSLLLPSRGVRIIAFGFLMASLVAFSFLALQYLFCWYLGVLSFLTNTGLASRRSGFAGAAIALAFLTMSQAFARSSFLGPMTILGATGFSAGCLLLLPQLANRDLSSPRLVRLGGGLAAFSYSLYLIHYPVLLVLGRYLPPVHRIDFANCALLAGRVAIAMLAGYVFYLAFETHIGRVRSWLRSGWHRTERVETAS from the coding sequence ATGCTCAAGACGTCGCACTGGCCTCTGCTGGATTGGCTTCGCTTTTTCGCCGCCCTGCTGGTCGTCCTCGACCACGCCAGGCAGTTCACCTTCGGCTCCTACCAAGATCTGGACCCGCACGCGAAGGGAACCGTAGCGGCCGTCCTGATCTTCGCGACTATGAGATTCGGAAAGCACGGCGTCCTGATATTCTTCGTTCTGAGCGGATACCTCGTCGGCGGGCTGGCGACGAAGCGGTTCCTGGAGGGGCGCTTCGATCCCCGCGGATATGCTCTAGATCGGGCGGCGCGAATTTTCGTTCCGCTTATCCCAGCAATCGCATTGTGCAGCGTTCTGCAGATTTGGCTGGGCATTCCGATCCGATTCCAGGACCCCGTTTCCGCGATGCTCGGACTTCCGACCGGGGCGCTGCTCAGCGACGTGCCGCTTTGGTCGTTGCGATACGAGATGTGGTTTTATGTCTTTCACGGCGCCGTGCTTTCCCTCTTGCTTCCGTCGCGCGGTGTTCGGATCATCGCTTTCGGGTTCCTGATGGCGTCGCTGGTCGCATTCTCGTTTCTGGCGCTCCAATACCTTTTTTGCTGGTATTTGGGCGTGCTTTCGTTTCTGACGAATACGGGATTGGCATCCAGACGCAGCGGTTTCGCGGGAGCCGCGATCGCCCTGGCGTTTCTGACGATGTCGCAGGCTTTCGCACGAAGCAGTTTTCTCGGTCCGATGACCATACTGGGTGCGACGGGTTTTTCCGCCGGCTGCCTGCTTCTTCTTCCCCAACTCGCAAACCGCGATTTGTCGTCGCCGCGACTGGTCCGCCTCGGCGGCGGCCTCGCTGCGTTTTCCTACAGTCTCTATTTGATTCACTATCCCGTCCTGCTGGTGCTCGGCCGCTATCTGCCGCCGGTGCACAGGATCGACTTCGCCAATTGCGCCCTGTTGGCAGGACGCGTCGCCATCGCCATGCTCGCGGGCTACGTCTTCTATCTCGCGTTCGAAACGCATATCGGGCGCGTCCGGTCATGGCTCCGATCGGGTTGGCATCGAACCGAGCGGGTTGAAACCGCCTCGTGA
- a CDS encoding acyl carrier protein yields MSDTAERVKKIVVEHLNVEADKVTENASFIEDLGADSLDTVELVMAFEEEFGIEIPDDAAESIVTVGDAVKYIDKSATA; encoded by the coding sequence ATGAGCGATACGGCGGAACGCGTTAAGAAGATCGTCGTCGAACACCTCAACGTCGAGGCCGACAAGGTCACCGAGAACGCGTCCTTCATCGAGGACCTCGGCGCGGACAGTCTCGACACCGTCGAGCTGGTGATGGCGTTCGAGGAGGAGTTCGGCATCGAAATCCCGGACGACGCGGCGGAATCCATCGTCACCGTCGGCGATGCCGTGAAATACATCGACAAGTCGGCCACCGCCTGA